The Gillisia sp. Hel_I_86 genome has a segment encoding these proteins:
- a CDS encoding glycoside hydrolase family 13 protein, translating into MKQFFFLFLFISAVNVNAQIERMEPPFWWAGMENSEVQVMYYGKDIATYQVSAGEGLLFQNVVKTENPNYVFVTIETEGLKPGSYIINFQKKGKTVFSKPYELKKRRENSALRKGFDASDAMYLIMPDRFANGNPENDSSPKMVEKADRTNLGGRHGGDLQGVIDNLDYLEDLGITTLWSTPLLEDNDKTYSYHTYAQSDVYTIDPRYGSNEDYKKLADEMHKRDMKLVMDYVTNHWGAEHWMIKDLPTYDWIHQFPGYANSNYRMTTQYDPNRSQIDWKYCVDGWFVSSMPDLNQSNPLVLNYLTQNAIWWIEYANLDGFRVDTYSYNDKDGIAAWTKAIMKEYPHFNIVGEVWMHDQAQISYWQKDSPIGAIQSYNSNLPSVMDFTLHDAIMSVFDEENASWDQGMIKVYENFVNDFLYADINNMLVFAGNHDTDRFNEIYKSDLNKYKLAMTLVLTTRGIPQLYYGDEIGMVGNKAKLGDGDIRRDFPGGWKGDSQSAFSEAGRTDVQNSYHSFTKKLLNYRKNKEVLHFGKLLQYLPENNVYVYFRYNDTARVMVVINNNTEDQELDLARFAEGLAESSAGKEIISDRQIELSDKLKIDGKSSLVIELK; encoded by the coding sequence ATGAAACAATTCTTTTTTTTGTTTTTATTTATTTCAGCAGTAAATGTAAATGCCCAAATTGAACGGATGGAACCTCCATTTTGGTGGGCAGGCATGGAGAATTCTGAAGTTCAGGTGATGTACTATGGAAAAGATATTGCAACGTACCAGGTTTCGGCTGGAGAAGGGCTTCTTTTTCAAAATGTGGTTAAAACAGAGAACCCTAATTATGTGTTTGTTACCATAGAAACTGAAGGCCTAAAGCCTGGATCTTATATAATTAACTTTCAGAAAAAAGGAAAAACTGTTTTCAGTAAACCTTATGAGCTAAAGAAGCGCAGAGAAAATTCGGCCTTGAGGAAGGGTTTCGATGCTAGTGATGCCATGTACCTTATTATGCCGGATCGTTTTGCCAATGGGAACCCAGAAAACGATTCTTCCCCAAAAATGGTCGAAAAAGCAGACCGTACAAACTTGGGTGGGCGCCACGGAGGGGATTTACAGGGAGTTATAGATAATTTGGATTATTTGGAGGATCTTGGAATTACAACATTATGGAGCACTCCCCTTTTGGAAGATAACGATAAAACCTATTCCTACCATACCTATGCGCAAAGTGACGTTTATACTATAGATCCTAGATACGGCTCTAACGAAGATTATAAAAAGTTAGCAGATGAAATGCATAAAAGGGATATGAAATTGGTGATGGATTATGTGACCAATCATTGGGGTGCAGAGCATTGGATGATCAAGGACCTGCCAACTTACGATTGGATCCATCAATTTCCGGGATATGCCAATTCAAACTATAGAATGACCACGCAATACGATCCCAACAGATCCCAGATAGATTGGAAGTATTGCGTAGATGGTTGGTTTGTAAGCTCTATGCCAGATCTCAATCAGAGTAACCCATTGGTGCTGAATTACCTTACCCAAAATGCTATTTGGTGGATAGAATATGCCAATTTAGACGGTTTTAGGGTAGATACCTATTCGTATAACGATAAAGATGGAATCGCTGCATGGACGAAAGCTATCATGAAGGAATACCCGCATTTTAATATCGTAGGAGAAGTTTGGATGCACGATCAGGCACAAATTTCTTACTGGCAAAAGGATAGCCCAATTGGAGCTATACAAAGTTATAATTCCAATTTGCCGTCTGTGATGGATTTTACGCTTCATGATGCTATCATGAGCGTTTTTGATGAAGAAAATGCAAGTTGGGACCAGGGAATGATCAAGGTGTATGAGAATTTCGTGAACGACTTTTTGTATGCAGATATCAATAACATGTTGGTTTTTGCGGGGAATCATGATACCGATAGATTTAATGAAATCTATAAAAGCGACCTAAACAAATATAAACTGGCAATGACGTTGGTGCTTACTACCCGTGGGATTCCGCAGTTGTATTATGGAGATGAAATAGGGATGGTTGGAAATAAGGCAAAACTGGGGGATGGGGATATTCGGAGAGATTTCCCGGGAGGCTGGAAAGGAGATTCGCAATCTGCTTTTTCTGAAGCCGGAAGAACAGATGTTCAGAATAGCTATCATTCGTTCACCAAGAAATTACTGAATTATAGAAAAAATAAAGAAGTGCTGCACTTCGGGAAATTGCTACAGTACTTGCCAGAGAATAATGTGTATGTCTATTTTAGGTACAATGATACAGCGCGAGTGATGGTGGTGATCAATAACAACACAGAAGACCAGGAATTAGATCTTGCTCGTTTTGCTGAAGGATTGGCAGAAAGTAGCGCTGGAAAAGAAATAATATCTGATAGGCAAATAGAATTAAGCGATAAATTGAAGATCGATGGGAAATCCTCTTTGGTGATCGAATTGAAATAA
- a CDS encoding glycoside hydrolase family 65 protein: protein MNQDYIKPDNWSIIEEGFDKDRVESSESLFSIGNGKMGQRANFEEQYTGATFQGSYIAGVYYPDKTKVGWWKNGYPEYFAKVLNAPNWIGINVLVNGEALDLNTCKKVEDFRRELNMQEGWYKRSFIATLPNDISIKVITTRFLSLELDEVGAIDYQVGLLNADAEIIFQPYLDSGISNTDANWEEHFWETLEVKSEKDQGFIVSKTLKTEFHACTFMQSEIYVNHKKTAIDFSEEIQENKISFSYKISAEKGATLSIQKFAGYVTDMNHDRKDLIQPAKAVLARAVKMGFEGLLQQQKDAWAKIWEMADISITGDVKAQQGIRFNIFQLNQTYSGKDERLNIGPKGFTGEKYGGSTYWDTEAYCIPFYMATKDQQVARNLLSYRYNQLDKAIENAEKLGFSNGAALYPMVTMNGEESHNEWEITFEEIHRNGAMVFAIYNYVRYTGDFDYIPEKGLEVMIAVARFWQQRANFSNDKNKFVILGVTGPNEYENNVNNNWYTNYLAKWCIDYCLETLKKVKDGHAEDFDRIFGLTNLSEAELMKWQEVADNMYFPYSENLEVFLQQDGFLDKELVPVEKLDKKQRPINQKWSWDRILRSCYIKQADVLQGFYFFEDQFDEKELARHFDFYEPLTVHESSLSPCVHSIQAAKLGRMKQAYEFYVRTSRLDLDDYNNEVKEGCHITSMAGTWMSIVEGFGGMRVVNDQLSFNPRIPDEWDGYSFKVNFRNQILKVDVKKDNTSFSLEGNEAIKISVKGKEIEVHPDTALIV from the coding sequence ATGAATCAAGATTATATAAAACCAGACAATTGGTCTATCATAGAAGAAGGTTTCGATAAGGATCGAGTAGAATCTTCAGAAAGTTTATTCAGTATAGGAAACGGGAAAATGGGCCAGCGCGCCAATTTTGAAGAACAATATACAGGTGCAACCTTTCAAGGAAGTTACATCGCCGGAGTGTATTACCCGGATAAGACCAAAGTGGGTTGGTGGAAAAATGGCTATCCGGAATATTTTGCGAAAGTATTGAATGCTCCCAACTGGATTGGTATTAACGTTTTAGTAAACGGAGAAGCCCTAGATTTAAATACATGTAAAAAAGTAGAAGATTTTAGGCGGGAACTAAATATGCAAGAAGGTTGGTATAAGCGTAGTTTCATTGCCACTTTGCCCAATGATATTTCGATAAAAGTAATAACTACCAGGTTTTTGTCCTTGGAATTGGATGAAGTTGGTGCTATAGATTATCAAGTAGGGCTATTGAATGCAGATGCAGAGATTATTTTTCAACCTTATTTGGATAGCGGGATTTCCAATACCGATGCCAACTGGGAAGAGCATTTTTGGGAAACCCTTGAAGTAAAATCTGAAAAAGACCAAGGATTTATAGTTTCAAAAACATTAAAAACAGAATTTCATGCCTGTACTTTTATGCAATCGGAAATTTATGTGAACCACAAAAAAACAGCGATAGATTTTTCCGAAGAGATCCAAGAAAATAAAATAAGCTTCAGCTATAAAATTTCAGCTGAAAAAGGGGCAACGCTAAGCATTCAGAAATTTGCGGGTTACGTGACAGATATGAATCATGATCGCAAAGACCTAATTCAACCTGCTAAAGCAGTATTGGCCAGGGCCGTAAAAATGGGCTTCGAAGGCTTGCTTCAGCAACAAAAAGATGCTTGGGCAAAGATCTGGGAAATGGCAGATATCTCCATCACAGGAGATGTAAAAGCACAACAAGGGATCCGATTTAATATTTTTCAGTTAAATCAGACCTATTCCGGGAAAGATGAACGCTTGAATATTGGTCCAAAAGGGTTTACCGGCGAGAAATATGGGGGAAGCACCTATTGGGATACCGAAGCTTATTGCATTCCATTTTATATGGCGACCAAAGACCAACAAGTTGCGCGAAATTTGCTTTCTTATAGGTACAATCAGTTGGACAAAGCAATAGAGAATGCCGAAAAATTAGGTTTTTCGAATGGTGCTGCTTTGTATCCTATGGTAACAATGAACGGGGAAGAGAGCCATAACGAATGGGAGATCACTTTTGAAGAGATCCACCGAAATGGTGCCATGGTGTTCGCTATTTACAATTATGTGCGATATACGGGAGATTTCGATTATATCCCCGAAAAAGGACTTGAAGTGATGATCGCGGTTGCGCGTTTTTGGCAACAACGTGCCAACTTCAGCAACGATAAAAATAAATTTGTGATCTTGGGAGTTACCGGCCCAAACGAATATGAAAACAATGTAAACAATAACTGGTATACCAATTACCTGGCGAAATGGTGTATCGATTATTGTTTGGAAACATTGAAAAAAGTAAAAGATGGACATGCAGAGGATTTTGACCGGATCTTTGGTTTGACCAACCTTTCTGAAGCGGAGTTGATGAAATGGCAAGAAGTGGCAGATAATATGTACTTCCCATATTCTGAAAATTTAGAGGTGTTCCTTCAGCAGGACGGCTTTTTAGATAAAGAATTGGTTCCAGTCGAGAAATTAGATAAAAAACAGCGTCCAATCAACCAGAAGTGGAGTTGGGACAGGATTTTAAGATCTTGCTATATAAAACAAGCAGATGTCCTCCAAGGTTTCTACTTTTTTGAAGATCAATTCGATGAAAAAGAACTAGCAAGGCATTTCGATTTTTATGAGCCTTTAACCGTTCATGAGTCCTCACTTTCCCCCTGTGTACATAGTATCCAGGCTGCAAAGTTGGGAAGAATGAAGCAAGCTTATGAGTTTTATGTGCGTACATCCAGATTGGATTTGGACGATTACAATAATGAAGTGAAAGAAGGTTGCCATATTACGAGTATGGCCGGAACCTGGATGAGTATTGTGGAAGGCTTTGGTGGAATGCGGGTAGTGAACGATCAACTTTCTTTTAATCCTAGAATTCCAGATGAATGGGATGGATATTCTTTTAAAGTGAATTTCAGAAATCAGATTTTAAAAGTGGATGTTAAAAAAGACAACACCTCTTTTAGTTTGGAAGGAAACGAGGCTATAAAAATTTCGGTAAAAGGGAAAGAAATAGAGGTTCATCCAGATACCGCGTTAATCGTATAA
- a CDS encoding LacI family DNA-binding transcriptional regulator has translation MKKRLTLKLIAKELDVSVSTVSKALRDSAEISEDTRQKIKAFAKLYNYKPNNIALSLKNRKTKTIGVIIPEIVHHFFTTVISGIEHVANEKGYHVIICSSNNSFDKEVINMEILANGSTDGFILSVAKETQQKKDYHHLTEIIEQGMPLVMFDRVIEEINCDKIIIDDFLGAKKAVQYLIDKKCRKIGLITTIDYVSVGKLRTQGYTQALKENNIQLDEDLILKVEDFDHSETEIQSFLKDKQMDALFAVNEHFAIYAIKAFQEQGLKVPDDVQVIGFTDGELSKRFIPSLTTINQHGEEMGAQAARLLIKKLENDAAEEEPFETIIIETGLVERNSTKK, from the coding sequence ATGAAAAAAAGATTGACCCTTAAATTAATAGCAAAAGAATTGGATGTTTCCGTTTCCACAGTTTCCAAAGCCTTACGGGACAGTGCGGAAATAAGCGAGGATACGCGCCAAAAGATCAAAGCCTTCGCAAAATTGTACAATTACAAGCCCAACAATATTGCCTTAAGCCTCAAAAACAGAAAGACCAAGACAATAGGAGTGATCATTCCCGAGATCGTTCATCATTTTTTTACCACGGTTATAAGTGGAATAGAGCACGTTGCCAATGAAAAGGGGTACCATGTAATTATTTGTAGCTCGAATAATTCCTTCGATAAGGAGGTAATAAATATGGAAATCCTTGCCAATGGAAGTACAGATGGATTTATTTTATCTGTTGCCAAAGAAACGCAGCAAAAAAAAGATTATCACCATCTTACTGAAATTATAGAGCAGGGAATGCCTTTGGTGATGTTCGACAGGGTTATAGAAGAGATTAATTGCGATAAAATAATCATCGATGATTTCTTGGGGGCCAAAAAAGCGGTGCAGTATCTTATCGATAAAAAATGCCGAAAAATAGGCCTGATCACTACCATAGATTACGTAAGCGTAGGAAAATTAAGGACCCAAGGCTATACCCAAGCATTAAAAGAAAACAATATACAACTAGATGAAGATCTAATTTTAAAAGTGGAGGATTTCGATCATAGCGAAACTGAAATTCAATCTTTTTTAAAGGATAAACAAATGGATGCCCTATTTGCCGTGAACGAACATTTTGCCATTTATGCCATTAAAGCATTTCAGGAACAAGGCTTAAAAGTGCCAGATGATGTCCAGGTCATAGGATTTACAGATGGGGAACTCTCCAAGAGGTTTATTCCAAGCCTTACAACGATAAACCAACATGGAGAAGAGATGGGGGCCCAAGCAGCACGTTTGCTTATCAAAAAATTGGAGAACGATGCTGCTGAAGAAGAACCTTTTGAAACCATAATTATCGAAACCGGACTTGTAGAGCGAAATTCCACAAAAAAATAA
- the pgmB gene encoding beta-phosphoglucomutase has product MNKIKGVIFDLDGVIVDTAKFHFLAWKKLANGLGFDFTELQNEELKGVSRVRSLEKILEWGNTSLSEDEFREKMAVKNDNYLSYITTLTSEDILPGVSKIIDFLSEENIPIALGSASKNARPILKKTGLLEKFQAIVDGNDVSKAKPDPEVFNIAAEKIGVAPENCLVFEDSVAGVQAANIAGMISVGIGEKEVLHEADYIFSSFEEIEEEFLKKLLTT; this is encoded by the coding sequence GTGAATAAAATTAAAGGAGTAATATTCGATTTGGATGGAGTGATCGTAGATACCGCAAAATTCCATTTCCTGGCATGGAAAAAACTGGCCAATGGCCTGGGCTTCGATTTTACAGAGCTTCAAAATGAAGAATTAAAAGGAGTGAGCCGAGTGCGATCCCTCGAGAAAATATTGGAATGGGGCAACACGAGCTTATCGGAAGATGAATTCAGGGAAAAAATGGCGGTTAAAAACGACAATTATTTGTCTTATATCACCACCCTTACCAGTGAAGATATCCTGCCCGGGGTTTCCAAAATAATAGATTTTCTTTCCGAAGAAAATATTCCAATTGCATTGGGCTCTGCCAGTAAGAACGCGCGCCCTATTTTGAAGAAAACAGGATTGCTTGAAAAATTCCAGGCAATTGTGGACGGGAACGATGTAAGTAAAGCCAAACCAGATCCAGAGGTTTTCAATATTGCTGCTGAAAAAATTGGTGTGGCTCCAGAAAACTGTCTCGTCTTTGAAGATTCGGTTGCAGGAGTGCAAGCCGCGAATATCGCAGGAATGATAAGTGTAGGAATCGGTGAAAAGGAAGTGCTTCACGAAGCAGACTATATTTTCAGCAGTTTTGAAGAGATTGAAGAAGAATTTTTAAAAAAATTATTGACTACGTAA
- a CDS encoding SusC/RagA family TonB-linked outer membrane protein codes for MEKLFKSSLILLFMLPMSFFAQQTVSGTVTESATGLPVPGANIIVKGTTNGTTTDFDGKYTITNLAEGNVLVFSFLGFTTQEVPYNGQASIDITLDESQNALEEVLLIGYGSTTQQDATGAVEKIDPEKFNKGAVISPEQLIAGKSAGVRITPSSEPGGGGEIRIRGGSSLSGNNSPLIVVDGIPLDQRGVQGVRNQLNVINPNEIEDFVILKDAAATSIYGSRASNGVILITTKKGVTKTDFAVEYDLKITGGEITDKVSILNAAQFRNIIESTEGTDPSLLGTSDTDWQDQIYRRAYGAIHNITVGQGYDNFTYRLNFNHTDQQGVLKTDFYERNALNLTLTQNLLDNNLKLTLNSKAILDENSYADTGAIGAAIGFDPTQAVYDPTSPFDGYFEFRGGDTTDDEFRQATRNPLALLQQRDNNAKNKRNITNLNLDYRFSFLPELRFNLNAGFDYAELNGYETRPITSAANNQSIRFDNFYEGINRNTLLDFYFNYKNEIDAIDTKLDLTAGHSYQEFFINSKSRTTQTNALITNPISINRNSLESYFARASFDISNRYLISASYRRDGSSRFSEDNRWSSFPSVSVGWKIMNESFMENSNVFSNLKLRAGYGITGNQEIGPNYGYLGIYTPSQNGAKVQFGNTFISTLRPEEFDENLKWEELKTSNIGLDFGFFDNRVSGSVDAYYRETKDLLATVPVPAGANLSDLLTTNVGETVSRGIEVGLDAAIVRKEDFNWNVNYNISFQDLEITALSLGNDPNFFIPQGGIGGGVGNNIQIWKEGYDPTTFFVYRQVYNEEGNPIEGAYVDVNGDNQITEADRQAYKKATPDYFMGLTNTINYKNLDFSFTFRGNFGNYVYNSTQSGNGFVGAGTVTPQAYYSNLNANVLESNFEASQIFSDYYIRNADFVRLDNVSLGYLFPGEEVDVRASITGSNLFVITDYEGLDPEIGNGIDNNFYPRTRNVVLGLNLSF; via the coding sequence ATGGAAAAATTATTTAAAAGTTCATTGATCTTGCTCTTCATGCTGCCAATGAGCTTTTTTGCCCAACAAACTGTTAGCGGTACAGTCACAGAAAGCGCAACCGGTCTCCCAGTCCCTGGAGCAAATATAATTGTAAAAGGAACAACCAATGGTACTACCACAGATTTTGACGGTAAGTACACTATAACCAATTTGGCAGAGGGAAATGTGCTGGTATTTTCATTTTTAGGATTTACTACTCAAGAAGTTCCTTATAATGGACAAGCATCTATAGATATTACATTAGACGAAAGCCAGAATGCTTTAGAGGAAGTATTATTGATTGGTTATGGATCTACAACCCAACAAGATGCAACAGGAGCTGTAGAAAAAATAGATCCTGAAAAATTCAATAAAGGAGCTGTGATCTCTCCAGAGCAACTTATTGCTGGGAAATCTGCAGGAGTACGTATTACTCCAAGCAGCGAGCCAGGTGGTGGTGGAGAAATAAGAATTCGTGGTGGATCTTCCCTATCTGGGAATAATTCTCCGCTTATTGTTGTAGATGGAATTCCTTTAGATCAAAGAGGGGTTCAAGGTGTTAGAAACCAGCTGAATGTGATTAACCCTAATGAAATTGAAGATTTTGTAATTCTTAAAGATGCTGCTGCAACTTCCATTTATGGTTCACGCGCATCCAATGGAGTAATTCTTATTACTACTAAAAAAGGAGTTACAAAAACAGATTTTGCTGTAGAATATGATCTTAAAATTACTGGTGGAGAAATTACAGATAAAGTAAGTATCCTAAATGCTGCACAGTTCAGAAATATCATTGAAAGTACAGAAGGTACAGATCCTAGTTTGTTAGGAACATCAGATACAGACTGGCAAGACCAAATTTACAGAAGAGCTTATGGAGCTATCCATAATATTACAGTTGGTCAGGGATATGATAATTTTACATACAGATTAAATTTCAACCATACAGATCAGCAAGGGGTTTTAAAAACAGATTTCTATGAGCGTAATGCGTTGAATTTAACTTTGACTCAAAATCTCTTAGATAACAATCTTAAGTTAACTCTTAATTCTAAAGCTATCTTAGATGAAAATAGTTACGCAGATACAGGTGCTATTGGCGCTGCGATAGGTTTCGATCCTACACAGGCTGTGTACGACCCAACCAGTCCTTTTGATGGCTATTTTGAATTTAGAGGGGGAGACACAACTGATGATGAATTTAGACAAGCCACCAGAAACCCATTGGCACTTTTACAGCAAAGAGACAACAACGCCAAGAACAAAAGAAACATTACTAACTTAAATTTAGACTATAGATTCTCCTTTTTACCAGAATTAAGATTCAATTTAAATGCAGGTTTCGATTATGCTGAATTGAATGGATATGAAACAAGGCCAATTACATCGGCTGCCAATAACCAATCTATTCGTTTTGATAATTTCTATGAAGGAATCAACAGAAATACCTTATTGGATTTTTACTTCAATTATAAAAACGAAATAGATGCTATTGATACTAAACTTGATCTTACAGCAGGACATTCTTACCAGGAGTTCTTTATTAATAGCAAAAGTAGAACTACTCAAACCAATGCTCTTATTACTAACCCTATAAGTATCAATAGAAATTCTTTAGAATCGTATTTTGCGCGAGCAAGTTTTGATATCTCTAATAGATACTTAATTTCTGCAAGTTACCGTAGAGATGGTTCTTCAAGATTTTCTGAAGATAACAGATGGAGTAGTTTTCCTTCAGTATCTGTAGGATGGAAGATCATGAACGAATCTTTCATGGAAAACAGCAACGTATTCAGTAATTTAAAATTAAGGGCTGGATACGGGATAACAGGAAACCAAGAGATTGGCCCTAATTATGGATACCTTGGTATTTACACGCCTAGCCAAAATGGAGCAAAGGTGCAATTCGGAAATACTTTTATAAGTACCTTAAGGCCTGAAGAATTTGACGAAAATTTAAAATGGGAAGAATTAAAAACTTCCAATATTGGATTGGATTTTGGATTTTTTGACAATAGAGTATCTGGGAGCGTAGATGCTTATTACAGGGAAACTAAAGATCTTTTGGCAACAGTACCAGTACCCGCAGGTGCCAATCTTTCAGATTTACTAACCACCAATGTGGGAGAAACGGTAAGTCGTGGAATTGAAGTTGGTTTGGATGCTGCAATTGTTCGTAAAGAAGATTTTAACTGGAATGTTAATTATAACATTTCATTTCAGGATCTCGAAATAACTGCCTTATCTTTAGGAAACGATCCTAATTTCTTTATTCCACAAGGAGGAATAGGTGGCGGTGTTGGTAACAATATCCAAATCTGGAAAGAAGGTTATGATCCTACTACCTTTTTTGTATATCGTCAAGTTTACAATGAAGAAGGAAACCCTATTGAAGGGGCATATGTAGATGTGAATGGAGACAACCAAATAACCGAAGCAGATCGTCAAGCTTACAAGAAGGCAACTCCAGATTATTTTATGGGGTTAACAAATACAATTAATTACAAGAATTTAGATTTCAGCTTCACTTTTAGAGGGAATTTTGGAAACTATGTGTACAACAGCACACAATCTGGAAATGGGTTTGTTGGTGCCGGAACAGTAACACCACAAGCCTATTATTCTAATTTAAATGCAAATGTTTTAGAGTCTAATTTTGAAGCATCTCAAATATTTTCAGATTATTATATAAGAAATGCTGATTTTGTGAGGTTAGATAATGTGTCTCTAGGATATCTTTTCCCAGGAGAGGAGGTAGATGTAAGAGCAAGTATTACAGGTTCTAATTTATTTGTAATTACAGATTACGAAGGTCTAGACCCAGAAATTGGAAATGGAATAGATAATAACTTTTACCCTAGAACAAGAAATGTTGTGTTAGGATTAAATCTTTCTTTCTAG
- a CDS encoding MFS transporter, which yields MQKRNLSFWEIWNMSFGFLGIQFGFALQNANTSRIFETLGANVEDIPILWIAAPVTGLIVQPIIGYFSDRTWTKLGRRRPYFLVGAILSSIALFIMPNSPTLWVAAGTLWIMDASINISMEPFRAFVGDNLPERQRTLGFSMQSFFIGIGAVVGSLLPYMFTNWFGLSNTAPEGIIPDSVKWSFYVGGVVFFLAVLWTVFKSKEYSPEELAAFDKADKALTADKVEIKDKRKNIKQQFISGLVMAGIGAIFSAMIFYKGLTKELYILFVGLLIVGVLFMIVSQLRKKEVRNGFTIIITDMLNMPPTMKQLAWVQFFSWFALFSMWIYTTQAVTGHVFGTSDTTSELYNDAADWVTVMFTVYNGVAAAVAFLLPVLARRTSNKFTHLLALCAGGLGLISIYFLSDKVGLLLAMVGVGIAWASILSIPYAMLSGALPSNKMGYYMGVFNFFIVIPQIVAATILGFLVKELFGNQPIYALIIGGFSMILAGILTLRVKTQRKINISE from the coding sequence ATGCAAAAACGCAACCTTAGTTTTTGGGAGATCTGGAACATGAGTTTTGGATTCCTGGGCATTCAATTTGGATTTGCTTTACAAAATGCCAACACCTCAAGGATTTTTGAGACATTGGGCGCCAATGTAGAAGATATTCCCATTTTATGGATTGCCGCACCGGTTACAGGGCTAATTGTTCAGCCAATTATAGGATATTTTAGCGATCGCACTTGGACCAAATTAGGCAGAAGACGCCCCTATTTCTTGGTAGGAGCCATCCTTTCATCAATTGCTTTGTTTATTATGCCCAATTCCCCCACGCTTTGGGTAGCTGCCGGAACGCTGTGGATCATGGATGCTTCCATAAACATTTCTATGGAACCATTCCGGGCTTTTGTAGGGGATAATCTTCCCGAACGCCAGCGTACGCTTGGTTTTTCCATGCAAAGTTTCTTTATAGGGATAGGAGCCGTCGTTGGTTCTCTATTGCCTTATATGTTTACAAATTGGTTTGGATTAAGCAATACCGCACCCGAAGGGATTATCCCAGACTCCGTAAAATGGTCATTTTATGTGGGAGGGGTCGTGTTTTTTCTCGCTGTTCTCTGGACCGTTTTTAAATCCAAGGAATATTCTCCCGAGGAATTGGCAGCCTTTGATAAGGCAGATAAAGCACTAACGGCTGATAAAGTTGAAATTAAAGACAAGCGAAAAAATATCAAGCAACAGTTTATTTCTGGTCTTGTTATGGCCGGGATTGGCGCAATTTTTTCTGCGATGATCTTTTATAAAGGGCTAACCAAAGAATTGTATATACTTTTTGTGGGACTCCTAATTGTGGGAGTCTTGTTTATGATCGTTTCGCAACTTCGCAAAAAAGAAGTTAGAAATGGATTTACGATCATAATAACCGATATGCTAAATATGCCTCCAACCATGAAGCAATTGGCATGGGTGCAATTCTTCTCATGGTTCGCGCTTTTTTCAATGTGGATCTACACCACTCAAGCGGTTACAGGTCATGTATTTGGCACTTCCGATACTACTTCAGAATTATATAACGATGCAGCCGATTGGGTTACTGTAATGTTTACGGTTTATAATGGTGTGGCAGCCGCTGTTGCGTTTCTATTGCCGGTTTTGGCGAGAAGGACCAGTAATAAATTCACCCATTTATTGGCGCTCTGTGCCGGAGGATTGGGTTTGATTTCCATCTATTTCCTTTCAGATAAAGTTGGATTGTTATTGGCAATGGTAGGAGTAGGGATTGCTTGGGCAAGTATTTTGTCTATTCCATATGCAATGTTATCAGGTGCGTTGCCATCCAACAAAATGGGATATTATATGGGGGTTTTTAACTTTTTTATAGTGATCCCTCAAATTGTGGCAGCAACAATTTTAGGATTTTTAGTAAAAGAATTGTTTGGAAATCAGCCAATATATGCCCTTATAATAGGTGGTTTCTCCATGATCCTTGCGGGAATCCTTACCCTTAGAGTAAAAACACAACGTAAAATAAATATCAGTGAATAA